cagatcccaccattgcactccagcctggacaacaaaagcaaaactccgtctcaaaattaaaaacaaaaactcggAAAAGCTCCCCCAGCAAGGGCCGGAGACAATGCCAGTCTCTATTTCTCGACAGCAATTCAAGAGAGAATCTCAGGCGGCCTGCAAACCTCACAAGACAGCAGAACATCCTCCCCAAGGCGGAGAAGCCACATGCTCTTTCTGGAGGTGGAGTAGCCACCGATcaccctgcagcccctccccactcccaccgaGAAACCCCAGTCCCTCGCAATCAAATCCACTGGCAACAACCTTTCTTCCTGGAAAACGTTTCCCCTGCCAAGATGGAAAACAAACATGATACAAGCAAATACAACTCAAAACACAAGGAAACAATTGGAGCAAGTTCTAGCCCCTCGTAGCTCCTCGATGCCCCCACAATCACGCTACTGCTGAAAACAGCGGCCGCACCCACTAAACTCATTCATGACTGGAGACCGTGACAAACCGTAGCAGATCACTGCTCCCACCGCGACACTCGCTCtcaaaaagacacaaaggaaaCAAACCCCACACAAACTATAAACCTACCCCAAACAGAATTCAGAATCCACCGAAGGATCCTGCTGGTATATTACTACACTGACCCAGGGTAGTTCAATTCCCTTCCGACCTATTTACAAACTAATCCTCATTCTGGGAGCTCTGGAAGCGTTGCCAGTATTGCGCTGGGGTCCTCTTCGTGAGGGAGCTGGAAGACTGGAAACACGGCAAGcacatttccctctttctctacatACCACGGAggggtaacacacacacacacacacacacacacacacacacacacactctcacacacacacacagagagagagagagacagaaaagtcatgtgagaatttaaaaagtaagccaAACCGCCATggacagcagaaacaatagctgACATCATAGACATTTCAAATGGTTCTGTTTGCCTCATTCTGACTGAAAGATTAGAGTGGAATTCGGCTGCCCAAACCGTGGCACCAACATCACCTGCAGGCCAGAGCAAGCCTTTCTGAGGAGATTTTAAACAGCCGGTGGGAGCAAGATCCTGAAGCGTTTCTTCCAAGACTGCTAACAGGAGATGAAACGTGGCTCTGCCGGCAGGATCCTGAAGACCAAGCACGAGGCcgtggctaccaagaggtggcaGCGCTCCATTCAAAGCCACAGAGGAGCAGTCAAGAGCAGAGGTCATGGCCACCGTTTGGGGGGGATGCCAGAGGGATTCGGCtggttgactttctggagggccaaaccGTGATCACATCTGCTCACTAGGAGAGCGCTTTCAGAAAGTCGGCCGCCAAAGCTGGAGCGAGAACAGTCCTCACCAGAGAGTTCTTCTCCACCACGACAATGTTCCTGCTCATGCCTTTCACCCAACAAGGGCAGCTGGGCAAGACTTGCCGCGGGAAATCATGAGGCGtccaccttacagtcctgatttggcgcctgctgacttctttttgtttcctagacttagaaaatctgtaaaaagcgcccagttttcttcagttaacgatggaaaaaagatttcatggAAATCGTCACATTCCCAGGACCCTGGGGGTTTTAGAGGGATGGGCTAGAGGGCGGGGAAAAGACACTGCTTCCAAAAGCGCATTGAACTTGATGGAGCCGATGTTGAGAAGTAAAATacacctttttcatttttctctcttaatcCCACTTTTCTACGAATGTTGGCAAGTCCCCTCACGCCACGTCAATCCTAGGTAAAGGGTTGTTATCCTCTGTGGGTTCTTCTTTCTACCATTTTGTCTTGCGGTGTTGTCATTTTCGGTTTTACTCCCAAGAAGATTCAGTCATGTGTCTTTTGGAATCCACAGACGTGGAACCTGCGAACACGGAGGGCCAACGGTAGAACTCAGTGGGGTGTGTCCAGGCTGAAATTAACCTAAACAACTTGTGGGGCACAGCAGGCCACCTGACGTGGACCGTCCTGATTGGCCGCATTTTGCTGACGCAATGATTACGTATCGGGGCGGGGTAGCCCAGGGGCCAAGGGCGGTCAGGGCTTCAGCCCTGGGTGGGCCTGGGGCTGGCTATATAAGGCCGGGCTCTGGCACGGGAGCTCCACTCGGCCTTGGACGGCGCACCGCAGAGGTCACTCCAGGCTGTGGCTCCACATCCCGAGGACCAGAAGCGGGCCTGCTCAGCTGTCTGCAAGGACCGGCGCTCCAGACCAAGTGGCCGGCTGCACCGAGGACTGAGCTTGCTCCAGGTTGCCGTGACTCCACGCCCGAGGCCTGCGGTCTGCGAGGACCAGCGCCCCAGAACCAGTGGCCCGCTGCTCCGAGGACCGAGCTCCCTCCAGGCTGCGACTCCACATCCCGAACCGGGCAGCGAGGACCCGCGACCCCAGACTTCGTGTCCTGCCGCCCCCAGGACAGAGCCGCGACCGCCGGGACAGCCAGGCCTGCACAGCTCTGCTGAGATGGCGGCAGGCTCCACTACGCTGCACGCAGTGGAGAAGCTGCAGGTGCGGCTGGCCACTAAGACGGACCCGAAAAAGCTagagaaatatttgcagaaaCTCTCCGCCTTGCCCATGACGGCAGACATCCTGGCGGAGACTGGAATCAGAAAGACGGTGAAGCGCCTGCGGAAGCACCAGCACGTGGGCGACTTTGCCAGAGACTTAGCGGCCCGGTGGAAGAAGCTGGTGCTTGTGGACCCAAACACCGGGCCTGATGCACAGGACCCCGAGGAGAGCGCTTCCCGAAAGCGCTATGGGGAGGCTCTTCAGGACCAGGAAAAGGCCTGGGGCTTCCCAGAGAACGGGACGGTCCCCAGGAGCCCACCTGACAGTCCTGAGCACAGACGGACAGCACACAGAACACCTCCGGGGCTCCGGAGACCTCACCGAAGGTCTCCCAGTCGCGAGCACAGAGCCCAGAGAAAGCGCCCCAGAAGGGCCCCAGCTGATTCAGGCCCCCATCGGGCCCCTCCATTGCACACCGCTCCCCTCCCGACGCCCGAGGGCCCTGAGCCGGCTGTGCCCGGGAAGCAACCCGGAAGAGGCCACGCTCACGCCGCTCAGGGCGGGCCTCCGCTGGGTCAGGGCTGCCAGGGCCAACCCCAGGGGGAAGCGCTTGTGAGCCACAGCAAGGGGCACAAATCGTCCCGCTGGGCTTCCGCGCAGAAATTGCCTCCTGTCCAGGAAAGCCAGTCAGAGAGGCTGCAGGTGGCCGGCGCTGATTCCGCGGGGCCGAAAACGGTGCCCAGCCATGCCTTGTCAGAGCTCTGGGACCCCTCAGCGGCCTGGATGCAGGCCAACTACGATCTACTTTCCGCTTTTGAGGCCATGACCTCCCAGGAAAAGCCAGAAGCACTCTCCGCACCAACGTTCCAGGAGGAAGCCGCCTTCACTGGACACAGAGTGAATGCAAAGATGCAGGTGTACTCGGGCTCCAGGCCTGCCTGCCAGCCCCAGGTGCTGACGCTGCGCCAGCAGTGCATCCGGGGGCTTAGACACAATCCGGACGCCCTCGGCGACGTGGGAGGGGTCCCCTACTCGGTTCTTGAACCCCTTCCGGAAGGGTGGACGCCTGATCAGCTGTATCGCAGAGAGAAATACAATCACGCACTCGCTGGGGACACAGATGAATTATGGAGGATTCATTGTCTCCAGGACTTCAAGGAAGAAAAGCCACAGGAGCACGAGTCTTGGCGGGAGCTGTATCTGCGGCTTCGGGACTCCCGAGAGCAGCGGCTGCGAGCAGTCACCACGAAAATCCGATCTGCACTTGAAAACAAACCCATCCGCCGACAGACAAAGATGATCTGTTTCAACTCTGGGGCCAAGACGCCTTATGATGCTTCAAGGAGGCAAGAGAAGTCTGCAGGAGCCGCTGACCCCGAAGAGGGAGAGATCAAGCCAGCCTCCAAAGCCGCGGGCAGCAGCCACGTTCCCTCCAGCCGGGGCGGCGTGGGCGGTGGCGATAGGGGCGGTGGCGGCCTGGTGGGCGGCGGGGACGGCGGCCACGgcggcagcagtggcagcagcagcacgagcagcagcagcagcagcagcagcagcagcagcagcagcagcacgagcagcagcagcacgagcagcagcagcagcagcagcagcagcgtccTTCACCGGCTCCCTGAGAAGAGGGCCAACCCCTGCCTGAGCAGCAGCAATGAGCGCCCGGCGCCCGCCGCCAAAACCCGGAAACCGGCTGCCAAGAAAGTGGCCCCGCTGATGGCCAAGGCAATTCGAGACTACAAGAGGAGATTCTCCCGAAGATAAACTCAGGACTTGCCTTAGGGTTAAAATCTGGGGGGAGGAGGAACAATGCAAAGTCAATGCGGGTTGGGGAAAGAAACTTCCAGTGGACACCAGAACCTTTGGCTTGGTGCAAAGTTGAGCCTCTGCATTCTGCAGGTGTCAAGTGCTGGCCCTGTGATTTTGCCTCCCACACCCAGCCACTGCCTCCCTGCTTGGAGGCCACCTCAGAATTCAGAAGATGGGAACGCATTCGGGTCAACTCTACTTTGGCTGTTCACtgatcgttttttgttttttgttgttttgagacggagtctcgctctgtcgccaaggctggagtacagtggtgccgtctcagctcactgcaagctctgcctcccgggttcacgccattcccctgcctcagcctccccgtagctgggactacaggcgtgcaccaccacgccccgcgaagtttttgtattttttagtagagacggggtttcaccgtgtgagccaggatggtctcgatctcctgacctcgtgatccgcccgcctcggcctcccaaggtgctgggattacaggcgtgagccagcgcgcccggccactgatctttttctaattaaCGACCTAGTTGCAATCATAAACTAGGTACCACATGTGAGATTtccgtttttcctttcttttgaaatcaGCGAGTACATGAGGACTTCTTAGACACAAACTCTCAATCTGTTAGTTGGCACTGATAACTGCCACTCCATAAAATGTTTTGTGGTTgtcgttgctgttgttttgttttaaagaaacggCCGGGCATGATCCTGTAATCGTGAGCCAtcctcctttgggaggccgaggagggcagatggcttgagcccacagggtggagaccagcctgggccaaatggagaaaccccgtctccacaaatgATACcacaattagcctggcgtggtggcacggccCCTGTGGTcctctggtcccagcttcttaaaggactgaggtggcaggattgacTGAGCTGGGCGagcggaggttgccgtgacctttcctcattccactgcactccagcctgggtgacagaaccagagcACGTCTCAAAGAAAACcgctatttctttgaagaaaggaACTATCGGATTTCATGAATAAATGCTAATAACTGGTACGATGGCGAAGTCAAAATAGTTTCACTAAGCACCGCATACAATCATTCCCAATCTTTTCACCCAGAGCCCCTACGAAAGGTTGGCGACACCTTAACCAGCTTATTGAGGTTCTGAATCAAGAAGTCTAAAGCTGCCAATCAGACTTTCTAATTACCATGAGATGACCAGGTTAACAACCTCGAGTTCACCTCATAGGAGCTTCTGCAAGCTTCGGGGAAGGTTTGCATTCCAACTCAGGGCATTTCTTGGCCTCACGCGGGCTGGTAATCACAGGTCCGCGTGCCAGATATGACACACGCgagcgcacacacacgcac
This is a stretch of genomic DNA from Macaca nemestrina isolate mMacNem1 chromosome 19, mMacNem.hap1, whole genome shotgun sequence. It encodes these proteins:
- the LOC139360149 gene encoding elongin-A3-like → MAAGSTTLHAVEKLQVRLATKTDPKKLEKYLQKLSALPMTADILAETGIRKTVKRLRKHQHVGDFARDLAARWKKLVLVDPNTGPDAQDPEESASRKRYGEALQDQEKAWGFPENGTVPRSPPDSPEHRRTAHRTPPGLRRPHRRSPSREHRAQRKRPRRAPADSGPHRAPPLHTAPLPTPEGPEPAVPGKQPGRGHAHAAQGGPPLGQGCQGQPQGEALVSHSKGHKSSRWASAQKLPPVQESQSERLQVAGADSAGPKTVPSHALSELWDPSAAWMQANYDLLSAFEAMTSQEKPEALSAPTFQEEAAFTGHRVNAKMQVYSGSRPACQPQVLTLRQQCIRGLRHNPDALGDVGGVPYSVLEPLPEGWTPDQLYRREKYNHALAGDTDELWRIHCLQDFKEEKPQEHESWRELYLRLRDSREQRLRAVTTKIRSALENKPIRRQTKMICFNSGAKTPYDASRRQEKSAGAADPEEGEIKPASKAAGSSHVPSSRGGVGGGDRGGGGLVGGGGSSNERPAPAAKTRKPAAKKVAPLMAKAIRDYKRRFSRR